The genomic segment tattttttagtatttgttgttatagcggcaacagaaatatatcatctgtgaaaatttcaactgtctatcatggttcgtgagatacagcctggtgacagatggacggacggacagcggagtcttagtaatagggtcccgttttaccctttgggtacggaaccctaaaaatggtactagttcagcggtgccactcacgaattccagccaatcgtgcagtctaacgcaactaattgcgaccaatcgcgcgcgtgatgcgaactcatcaaccaatcgcgcgcgcgATGCGATTTCATCAagcaatcgcgttgtagcggtgtcacaccgctgtactggcccctgtcatgcctagcattattattgcccgtaaggtccgtccctagatatctatgtcaatgttccgcacagactctacatatTCGTTGCAATCTAATTAGAACCTTccatgaaccaaataaattgGCAATTCTTTTGATTCATTGCTTTTTCTGACAAACGAATTTCAGGCCAATTAACTTATgcaacaaggttcaaattaaaaataggaaaaTTTTCTATGGTGCCTTACCTTCGCCcgctttcccactgacgtccagttttttgcgggtacggtttattgcaggatcccgttttagtagtacaggtgctaatatagtaatattcacacgaggattctgtttgcgggatcctgcatgcatactacagaaaacgggatcctgcaaaaaaccgtgcCCGctaaaaactggacgtcagtagGAAACAGCTCTTACGAGGCTAGAGCCACTAGAGGAAGGCATCGAAGGATTTGCCAACTTGTGTTGTTTTTCGAATCGTTCATAACTGTAAGTCAGTATCCAGTGCTCCATTAGGAATATTAGGATGGTCTAATCGGCCAAGATGGAGAGCACTACAAAATAAAGCAACTTACGGTGGTCAGACTCAGACATGAGGATTCGATACAGAAGAAGGGAGTTTGCTGACTAGTTACCTTTTGAAagttaagtattaaaatatgggCCACATTTCACTTAACTACTTATTTAACACATGTCCCAATCTGAATTGTCAACCTTACAGTTTTGTAATAGAGGCTTGTCGTGAACCATACACGGGGCATGGACAGTGAACatgttaaaatattggtacttTTATCACATACTTGTCTGAGCAGTAATCCTTCAGTGATGAAACTTATCTTTGTGTCTGCTGTCTTGCTCTTTTCAAATCTGATTTGGTAACCAACTTTGCTCTGGAATTGGCTCAGAGTTTCAAATGCTACTCGTTTTGACAGAGATATGCAGGCTATTCTCCTTGGTTGAGTGCAAGCTGAAAAAAGGAAAGTAAATCTTTAATAAGTGGAAAAAACAATTTCacgtaaaatgttgccaagacaaCCAAtatggctcgcactgtcaaaatgttatcagatctcatgtagagccaagcttctaaaaCTACACACCCTAAATCtatctacaagccctaacttcacaaactctacaccttagtatTATGTGGCTTGACCGTTACTACAAGAATATTGTAAAACAGAAAAGTAATGATCAGTGAATAAATTTTTCACCCTGGCTCCCATGTGAATGTGACATAGTCGAACAACCAAGTTTCAGATTTAAATGTAAAAAGTATATAGTAACAAATTTAACCTTTAAATCAGAAACTATACATATTCCTCACCTATATTTTGGAAGCCAGCTTCATGTAGATACTGCGGCACCTGTGTGGACTTCCCACAGCCAGTGTCTCCGGCAACAATAACTACCTTTTCATTCTGTACTGCTGTTATTATTTCTTGCCTGAAAGACAATGAAATTATGGGATAATGGATTTAGAAGttggtttttattttaagtcaCGCTTTATAGTTCATAAGGTCAGATGTGACTATAGTTTGTTAGGTTTTATAAGGTAGCATAAAATTGCCAATGGTTTACATTTTGAGTTCTTGAGTTTAAAAGCACTATGTGTATagtgtaggtataaaataaatgtatcagtctgtaaaaaatacttacagtCGAAATTTGATTAGATTTAGAACATTTCTTTGATTAGAAAAGCCACAGCAAGCAAAAATGAAAACAAAGAAGTAAATCTATCTGCTGGTGCAGTAAACGTAAATTAGtggtaacaataaaaacttaccTATATTTAGCTACTGGCAAATCCCTCTGAGCCTGCCTTAATTTCCTTAGCTTTTCAAATTTCTCCTTATTCTTAAAGTCCAAATAAATTGACACTACGTTCAGAAACGCTTCAAATGTTTTCTTATCCATTTTTCTCCTCTCTTTTTCATCATGAGCAACATCAACATATTTTAACTTAGTGTTAAAGTTGATGCAGTTAAActtagaaaaatgtttttcttcAGTTTGATATTCAAGTATAGGCTTACCCGCCTTTTTCAACGTCGCTTCGTACTTTTTAACAAATACCCAGAAGTCATCTAAACTATTTGCCACTGTATTACTTTCATTACTGTATAGAATTATCTTATTCAAAGTGCGCTTAAAGTTTTCGTAACTGAATTCGGTTTCTGGCTGTGAAGTGCTGGGGCCTGGAGATGTTTTACGCTGTTTGTAATCACGATACTCTCGTGAATGAGATCTTCTTCTCTTTGAAGAATGCCTGGACGGACTTGCAGTACGAGGCATAATGCAATCATGGACAaaaatttaacaatatttttgGTAATTTGTTTATCTCCTACAGttaaaatatgaatatttaCAAATGGAAATTAACTTTtacagtattttaattttattgacaaTAATGACAATAGattaggtttcatatttcagtgcaaTAGATATTCACACTGACAAAATGTGGTATACATTCAGAAATCACATAATAGTGCGATTATTTCACATGgcatatacataattttaaatatataaattaataacGAATTTATGAAATAATTGCATTAGATTGACTaaacattttgttaatttaaattactttttaatacatCCATAATTTCTTAAGCAGATCGAAATAAAGTAGTTCCCGAGATTAGTTTTAAAACGTACCTTAAATACCGTTCCAAAACAAGTAATATCCATTCGAGCTTTAAGGCAAAGGCTTCTTTTAATTTCACCTTGCaacaaatcgcatgcgattttagataCATTGCGGATCGAATTGAATTCATTGAACTTATTAGCCGGGGTAGGGATTTAAAATAGCATGCGATTTTTGCAAGGTGGCCTTTAAtctataatatgtatgtaattttcAACCAAAACGGGTACGCAGTTCGCACAGACGGTACAGACGGCACCGCAAAAAACcaaacattgaattttttttctttgcctctctatcgctcttgcatattcaagCGATAGAGGAGCAATGACGGACTAACGAAcgagtggttcgcggtaggcaaAAACCtttagccccctccacactcgtgcgcgaatcgcggcgcgaagccgcgaacgcgagtgtggcgtcgattttcgcagacagcgaaatcgactccacattcgcgttcgcggcttcgcccgcgattcacgcgcatagtctggagggggcttttgaGCAATCAATGGTGTTTCGAAAATTCACAAGCCCACGTTCAAAAATCGGAAGCACTAAATGAGATTGCCCTATTTGCGACGAGAAATCGAAGTCAAATTGTAACATCTGTAAATCCCTTAATCCATTTATATGTCATTCGATTTCGAGCGTATCCTTTGTTTGATTGACGTGTTGGTACTGTCAAAACCAGAtgcaaaataattattccagATCAGAGTTGAATAATTATTAGTATGGGTTAATAAATACGTGTAATTGTTAAGTTTTAAGTGTACATACATaattcataataataaataatttatctgCCTGTCAAAATCTCCAGTCATGGATGAGGATAAATTCGCTTTAGTAGAAAAAATACTCAAAGATGTCGATAATATCCTGTCGAAGAACGCTGACTTGTAAATATTTTGACCAACTGGCAAGATTTCAATAAATATTGCGTCTGTTTGTAAatattgcgtttttaattttcaGGTGTTCGTTCGACATTGTGCCCGTGGACTGCAATTTTCAGAATAAATCACCAGTTTTGCTTTTGGAAAACTGTCTAGGCTTGGAATCCTGGTGTATGAAGCATGTTTACATGTACTGCTACTCGGAATTAATGGACAAATACTTTGTAAAGCCAAAACGGAAATCTGCCAAATCATCTGTTAACTCTGAGCGTTTGGAAAAGCTGCTTAATGTGACATTACTTTTAAATCCAGAGTTGAGTACATTCTGGAATAAGAGGAAGGAGCTGGTACTAAGGTTACTGCTGGATAAGACTGCTGAGCTACGGTTTACAAAATTAGTTTTGTCAAGAAAGCCAAAGTGTAATGATGCATTTTCTCATAGGAGATGGATATTGGAAGCCATTTTGAAAGGTTtgtgtgtattttttattatgtgtaatCATTATAGCATTAAATAACGTTTGTATCTAGCCAGATTATTTGTGTCAAGTTTAACGCTAAGTTCAAACATAAGTAGAGTAGAGTAAAAACATAAAAGTTCCAACAATGTAGGGGAGGTAGGGGACCATTTGGCAGTCGCATTGGGCTTGGGCACCCCCTCGCAATAAGTCCTGATTTACAAGGGGGTGCCAGAGCCTCCTGACTGCCCAATGGTACCCTACCTCCCCTACCTATGTCACACgtctatttaaatttgtgtctattttaaattattttgaatGACACAGCATAAATAAGATTTCTATATTACTGATAATAGCTACTGATATTAAAAGAGATTTGACCATTTTAATTCAAGTATTTGTATCAGTAAATTAAAATTGCGATATCAGTAATAATTTATGATGTTACAGATCAAAATCTTCAAACAAATGATATTGAGATGTTGATCAATGAAGAGCTCCACATTTGCCAATTATCTTCAGACAGGAGTCCCAACAACTACCACAGCTGGAATCACCGGACTTGGCTACTCCAGACGCTTAAACTAGTTGAAAAGAAGTTTGATCTTAATTACCTCTATGTCAAAGAATACAATTTCTCCGCAGGATGGGTGTCAAAGCACATTTCAGATTTTAGTTGCTTCCATTACAGACAATTCTGTATTAAGAATATATTTGCTATAACCAATGAACAATGGAAGTCATTTGAGGCTTCTATAGATGTGAATCTTCGTAAAAGTTTTGTTAGAGTATTAGCAATGCATTTCCCTAAAGACGCAACCATGCAGGCGTCGGAAGAGGATTTAATTTCATACTCCGAAGAAAACCTTATTAAATTACTTCTATGTTATTCTTCAAAGAGTTGTGATTGTATTGCCGATAATGTTCTTTTGTGTCGGAAGTTGGAAATTTTATTTCATGAACTCGTCTTAAATAATGAGTTAGTGAGATTTTATAAAGGCCATGAAACACTTTGGTATCATCGGAGATTTATAATACATGAGATTTTGTCTTCCATGCATGATCATTTTGGAGTAGTCAGGTTAAATGGGGTGTTAGTGAAGGATGTCTGCAGAAATTGCAATCATGATGAGTTAAGGCAGAAACAGGCAAAAATTGTCAGGTATGACAGCAATCGTATATATTGTTGTGTGCTATTTAATGTATTATCAAGGCATGAGCAGGAGTTTATTGAAGAGAGGCAGAAGGAATGTGACAATTATGCCGGCAGGCATGAAAAGTATTTAAAGTTTGTTGAAGGTCTCAATAATGTCAtgtagatgatgatgatgatgtaagcTATTGCCAATATGCGTGAAGAGAGTTATGAAATGGAAATATTATCTGAAAATTTTCCTTGGGCATTTTAATGTTGAAAAGTCTCAGCTAAAATGGTAAGTAAACAACTTATAgtaataaatatgtagttattttCCAGTAGtatcaaagtaatattttgtaaaattgtatttagaATGGTTTACCTGATTACTAAATCATAGTCACAATCTTATTCGGGAAGAGACACATAGTGTCTGATCAAAGCCAAGAGCACGCCAGATGCGTGTGCTTAGACGTGCACGCTCACGTGCACTAAAATATTGAAGACGTGAATGCACACGTCACTCAAGCGTAGGGCTGCCATCTCTAAATTCGCCGAACACGGACAAAGACTTAAAAAACCCGGACATTTGGCGAAAATCTCATTTTTTCCCCGGACGTGTATTTATACCGCTTTTACCTACTTGGTACACAATAATGccggtaaataattaaattcaatAAGGTGTTACCTCACATAAAACGTGTCCGGACACTTTGAAAACACCCCCGGACCCCGGACGGCTTCCAAACTAGGACAAATCCGGGGAAACTGAACAGTTGGCAGCCCTACTCAAGCGGTGTGCAGTCTCATATAAAGATCTATACGTTCATTAAAATGCacacgtgcacgtgcacgtctacgcacacgcagtgTGCAAATGCCATGGAAGTAAAGTAGGTTTATAACTAATTTTACCCTTTAGAATCGTAATAAAATTTCCTCCTATACCTATATTTAAGACTATATTGGAATTATTATATGCATTTGTACATACGGTtttaattagatttagtattttatttatacacgACATCATAAAAATGCAGCTTTAGTTATATCATAATATACATTTTACGTGTGTAACGATTGAATTTAAACTTTTGTGCGCCAAACGATAACCGTTACCCAAGGCTCGgatccggttttttcttcatataaaaaataccggtattattacgttctttggtttattatttcattattaacGGGACAATCAAAAAATTACGAAGTTGTTACTTAAATACATGATttagtcctacgtaaagagcataaaataattaaaaatattgggctattttgggattaaaaaaaaaccggttccgagccctccGTCGACCACGAATGGCGTCATAGCAATATACTAAAAGgggtattttattaattattgtaatttGATGGCATACTTTTTTATGGAGAATAttaatgatataggtacctaaatactcGTAGAGCAATAATAACAGAAGGTACCTGTCAAATAAACTTGTAGTTTTGTATTGCAAAGTTTGATCGATAACCCTGGACGTCATATGACGTCGTGGCTTTTTGTTAACGTGATTGGATTTTTTTGgcgatataaaaatatttgaatttttttttttaaattactattATTAAATGTATTTCATTAATAAAGCCCTTGAGTTAGGTGTTGATAAATAATATGGACTGAAGCCACTGAAGGATCGGTTCACATCCATGCAAAGGTTGTCTAGAAGAGATCGTTTTTTAGCAATAGAACCGCCAGTTGTTTATctctacttacctacctacttaattttttgtattgctttcttttattgaagtatgcaataaatatattttattgtattacttataataatatcaaagatatatgtaactccgtatgagataaataaagtctaagaaaaaaacgagcctcggaaatcaagaaaaagtcattctcgaatagatggcgccatacctttggcctattctcggctagacactgtttgatatttaacaattttaacacatatcagtgaaagaacatgggtcactatggaacaataaaaattaaaaatcgggcaagtgcgagtcggactcgcgcacgaagggttccgtaccatataaaaaaaaaaaacaaaaaaaaaagcaaaaaaaaaaaaaacggtcacccatccaagtactgaccactcccgacgttgcttaactttggtcaaaaatcacgtttgttgtatgggagccccatttaaatctttattttattctgttttttgtatttgttgttatagcggcaacagaaatacatcatctgtgaaaatttcaactgtctagctatcacagttcctgagatacagcctggtgacagacggacggacggacggacggacggacggacggacggacggacagcgaagtcttagtaatagggtcccgttttaccctttgggtacggaaccctaaaaatcatttatccgtaaacatattttgattaatttatacatttcaattttattttaagttttaatcgtgtgtcgatagatggcagtaaatgtaccgtgactacaaaatttactgtgGCAATAGCCCtgtatactatctattctctttgataatatacaatcatcatcatcattatatgATTCGAAGAAAAATCTTCCAAAATCCATCTAATTAgacaaaaaaataatcaaattatatGCGTTGATTTTAATATAAAGACATTGATAACTAGAATAAATAAGTACCTGTCATGTATTGGTTTTATTAAACCTTGAAGAAATAAGCAAGTCTAACCCATTTAGCGCTAATCAAGCCTTGTTACGGGTGTGTACCTAATgatcgctataacaataaatgatatatttccatTCGATATAACAACATATGGTATAATTTTGAAAGATATATCACTAAGGTAATATAATCAATAATGTGTATACCAACAAGAGGAATACTTTTATATTGTATAGTTAAGGGTAGATATAAAATTAATGTAATCTAACGATTACCCAATATAAGTTATAAATTACATAATGTCTAGctgtataatatataatattacatACATTAAATTTTTCGTCTATAAAATTGAATTACCCAACATTTATAAATTACTGAAAAAAATTAAGTACTTCATTATTTTATCGTATGAAATTATATTAGGCTTAATccgtaaaataaaatgtatgcgGAGAGCTTACATTTAGACATCATACTAATATAGGTTTTAACATAGCAAATATGACTTGGTGACAaatcgacgaagccccgctttgcggggcttcaattttctgctctgagggacaaaagataactaacgaacctaacctagccCAACCTAAAACAGCGGTTGTACACGCTCTTCTTAGTTATGCGAGCCCCCCGAGCCGCCTTCCTCTTCAGATATGGACATATACCATACTTAATTCGACTCtccaatatcaaataatatgtcTATAATACATAATAGCTAATTAATGTTATACCGAACCTTATTATAAAGTATGCGCGTTATACTACCTTAGCATTAGGTTGAAAGATATTATAGCAAATACCTTTTATACTGTATGAGAGATATATCTGATAAAAATATGTGATTCGTATGTATATGTCTAATAAATTATATCCGTTGATCGTAATATCGACCAATAATATATCCATAGTTGTTATATATAGTGAACCTTGTTACACCTTCAAaccttaaaaaaaccgggcaagtgcgagtcggactcgcgcacgaagggttccgtaccataataaaaaaaaacggaaaaaaaatgcaaaaaaaaaaacggtcacccatccaagtactgaccacgcccgacgttgcttaactttggtcaaaaatcacgtttgttgtatgggagccccatttaaatctctattttattctgtttttagtatttgttgttatagcggcaacagaaatacatcatctgtgaaaatttcaactgtctagctatcacggttcgtgagatacagcctggtgacagacagacggacggacagacggacggacggacggacggacagcgaagtcttagtaatagggtcccgttttaccttttgggtacggaaccctaaaaagagcgtATAGATTCATTTTAAACGCCGGCATCGCACTTGCAACCTTTCTGGTGCTGCACGTGTCCACGTGACAATGTAGATTTGAATTGGCCTCCTGGCCTAAGTCCTGTGCCTGGGTATTTGGCGTGGgcattgacatatatctaaagACGGGCCTTaagggcaataagaatggggctaGTACAGTGGTGTAACGCACATGAAGTCGAGCCAATCGTGAAGTCTGAcgccacaacgcgattggttgatgagttcgcacaacgcgcgcgattggtcacaactagttgcgttagactgcacgattggctcgaattcgtgagttaCACCACTGAACTATAGTTGGTTTTTTTAGCAttggaaaaaaggtaaacagtCTTgacttgatgtgtctttttattgaaaaacacttttgaaaaataagtcacggcaaatatgtaacaattatgaatcataaacgattatttacattattttgcttttataagtaatagttactgatttttaaaaagcgtttttcaattataaAACACGTCAAATTCGCCTTGTCTTttcctaatgctaaaaaaaaccgaACTATAGTTCTTAGTTTTATAGCCCGTctttagatatatgtcaatggGCGTAGGAGATTCCGGGGCAAGTCTTGGAGGAAAAAATATTTGGTCACTCTTGCAGAAGTGTTGATTAAAAAATCTCGCTGTCATTACAGTAAAGTTGGAATGGTAAGGAATGTTGAGCAAGTTTACGGTACGGCGAGCagcaaaagtgcatacccatttcatgaatgaattccattcagAAAATAGATATGTACTTTTGCAGCTATTGTGTAGTGTGTACATGACATGTTGCTACGTGATCTCGTCTCTACCGTGATACTATTATGCTCGGGAGGTAGACTACCCGTCGTTCTCTAATTAAtacacggcgcgattcgggaaatgaattagagattaactagatacgatatagtaaagatatgtgacatcccacgggtaaaggtaccttatggcggttggcgcttacgctattattaacgccgctccaatattattgcggcgctatgcgacgtaagcgccagccgccatgaggtaccttttgccgtggaaagtcacatatctttactatttcgtatctagtgaatatctaattcatttcccgaatcgcggcgccaaccgccataaggtaccttttgccgtggaacgtcacatatctttactatatcgtatctagttaatcactaattcatttcccgaatcgagccgacagtcagaaagagacggGTAttctatctcgcgggcgagaaTACTGAGGgactaccgcgaaacacgttcgacgtgttacctccctgtcacacttaggtacgaatttacaagtgcgacagagaggcaacacgtcgaacgtggttcgcggtaggccctgttgCGCGCTCCTGTGCTAAGCCTACGGGTACCGATACATACAGGTAGGTAAACTTTGAATGCTCTGTTTTAACCTCGTTTTAACCCATTCTGCGCTAATCACGACACGTCGTTTTGCCTCTACGAAGCATTTTTGCTACATACTGGCGGGAAATCCATGTTATGCGGCTATGTTGTAGTAGCTCAGCGGTGAATGTCTtaacaggccgcgtagccaacgtgccaatcgcttacgctccgtagcgatcgaaacgcaactgtcactcactaatatggaagagtgatagagagacaaagcgtttcgttgtcgaagcgatagcgattcaccttggctaggccggctggacTAAGCGAAGCGTAGGCCGGAGAAGCCGCGTAGCATCTTGTAGCACTGCTACGGGTTTCCGTAGCATCTTATTTTACCACGGATTTTACGTCTACGGTTTCTTAAACACTGCGCGTTTGGATTATTCCCAAGGCGTATTCCAATATTAAAAATAGTATTATAAATCTCGATTTGATATTGATTTGATATAATTTCCTAGTTCCCAGCTAGTCGATGTGGGATAAACTTTTTGTTGAAATAAATGGATTAAAGTATGTATAACAACTTTAGTGACTAAAATTGGACTTTTGTTATGCGGTCGTATTCAACACACAGACATAAAAAACGTACATAAGTACTAAGTACTTAGTAATATTTTTCATACGatataacaaattaataatacttagcgAAAAGATCTTTCTGTGCCAATGCCAAGAATTCAGGATTGTAGACCACCGGATAATAAtggcggctcgattcgggaaatgaattagagattcactagttatgaaatagtaaagatatgtgacgttccacggcaaaaggtaccttatggcggctggcgcttacgtcgcatagcgccgcaataatattggagcgacgttaataatagcgtaagcgccaaccgccataaggtacctttacccctgggacatcacatatctttactatatcgtatctagtatgtatctagttaatctctaattcatttcccgaatcgcgtcgTGGATTTTGCGAGCGACTACGAACGAGAACCCACCAAACGGGTTCCCTGCACTCAACGTGTTAACTGCTGAATAGTGAAATTTTTGTATGATTTGAAATCTAGTTTATTAGTGTCTTTTGGAAACCTAAGCACAAAACAGGTTTAAGTGTTATTCAGTATTACAGAAACTGAGGTTAAAACTGAACTTATCCCAATAAGGGTTCTCTTCCACCTAACCTTTCAGTAACATCTTTGATTTGCATGCTTAAGCCCTACTAATACTAAATGCGTAAGTaactctgtttgtctgtctgttaccctTTCACGCTTAAACCATTGAACCAAAAATTTGGTATGAAGGCCTGGGGAAGGATATATAGGGTGTTTTTTTTAGTTATCATTATCAACATCCCACGCagtcgaagtcgcgggcagaagctagtaggTTCTATAAAAGCATACGGAACCCAAAATATCATTGACACAGCAATTttagtaatgaaataaatttctATTTATAGCTAAAACTCCGTTAAATTAGCTACTGCCAAGCCAACGCATTTCACGAGTAGTAATTTCAATAATACACTACTATGTTTGCATTAACTAGTCTAATTGTGTGTGGCTGGTGCATACGCAATACGCACTACTCTGCTTTTACGAGATGTGGGTCAGGAGGCTCGCTTGCGGGGGACGCCAATCCACCCACCACCAAAACAAACTAACCCT from the Cydia splendana chromosome 17, ilCydSple1.2, whole genome shotgun sequence genome contains:
- the LOC134798774 gene encoding protein prenyltransferase alpha subunit repeat-containing protein 1 is translated as MDEDKFALVEKILKDVDNILSKNADLCSFDIVPVDCNFQNKSPVLLLENCLGLESWCMKHVYMYCYSELMDKYFVKPKRKSAKSSVNSERLEKLLNVTLLLNPELSTFWNKRKELVLRLLLDKTAELRFTKLVLSRKPKCNDAFSHRRWILEAILKDQNLQTNDIEMLINEELHICQLSSDRSPNNYHSWNHRTWLLQTLKLVEKKFDLNYLYVKEYNFSAGWVSKHISDFSCFHYRQFCIKNIFAITNEQWKSFEASIDVNLRKSFVRVLAMHFPKDATMQASEEDLISYSEENLIKLLLCYSSKSCDCIADNVLLCRKLEILFHELVLNNELVRFYKGHETLWYHRRFIIHEILSSMHDHFGVVRLNGVLVKDVCRNCNHDELRQKQAKIVRYDSNRIYCCVLFNVLSRHEQEFIEERQKECDNYAGRHEKYLKFVEGLNNVM